CATACAAAAAATATAAATTTTGGTAAACGGGGCTTGTCCCTGAAGGAGGAGAGTATGAAGCGGGAGTTGTTGTTAGTTGGGGAGCGGCTGGCGGAATTTTTGGAGGCCGGGGATCCGGAAGATTCGGATGTGGTGAATCAAGGGCTCCAGTTATACCGTCAGGGGCTCGTTGAAATAAAAGAAGAAGCGGCGGACACGATTGCGGCTGAGGTACAGGATGGGACACGCTTTAAGGCCAGGCTGAATCTGCTCTTCCCTCAGGATGGAAGCTGTACATGTGATTCAAGGTTCATATGCCGGCATCAACTGGCCGTTTTCTTTTCTGCATATTCTGAACACGCTAGTGTTTCCGAATGGCTGAGTGAATGGAAAGCACCAAAAAACACCTCAACTGCCCAAGCACTGCAGCAGGTTAAACGGGCAAGTGAATTACTTAAACAGGCGGCGGGAAATTCCATCACCTTAGATAAAAGCTACCCATCATGGAAGCAATTCGTCCATGATGCCTTTGCGGAACATATCGAGCCTCATATAGGCGAGGCTACTTATATGATTGAAAATCATATACAAACTTACTTTAAACGCCTTAGCTCAAAAGCTCCAATGGAAAGGGAATGGAAGTTGCTTTATCATTTCGTTACGCAATTTTGCACGATGCAGCAGACACTGAGAGTGATTCAGCTGCATAAAAGTGAGACGCAAACGATCAGGGTCTTTTATGCACTTGCCGTCGACCTGGCAGAAGAGCTGCATGAATCGGTACAGCCGCTTAGCAGGCAAGCGAGGCCCTTCGCCTTTGATCCCTTCGTTTTCAGCATCAAGGAAGATGTAGCTAAACTACTGGATGGAGGAGAAGGCCTGGAATACGAAAAGATTGACCTCTACCGGGAGATATGGAGCTACTTGTTCTCCAACTCCTCATGGCGTAAAGAGGAACTGGAACGAATCAATAAGGAACTTCCCGACAAGTATATGGGCACTACAGAGAGGACGTCCTATTCCCTCGCAGCCATTCACCTATCCCTTTTGGAGAACCATGATGAACAAGCGATTGAGCTTCTTCATGGATTGAAGAAGGAAGCCTGTCCATACATTTTTTATTGGCTGAATCTCCTGGCTGAATCTGACAACCGGTCACGTGCCATCCCTTTCATTGAATTCATCAATCATAATGTCCAGGAATTCCTTGCCGGTTTATCGGATTATTATAAACGGGTAGATTTCGTCCGAACGTTCACGACTTTAATTAATAGTTGCTGTTATAAATTAAAACGGACCGATTTGCTTGAGAAATTTTACAGGGCCACCCTTCCGCACAGCTATTGGAACTATGCAAATTTCCTTTTTGAACAAGGACAATATAAAAAATGGGTGGAGATGCATATTTACTCGGAAATCAGCATTGACTTAATCAGCAGTGAATCCATCAAAGAAGTGGTTTCAAAAGAACCGGAACTAATCCTGCCCCTTTATTATCATGCGGTCCAGGAAAAGGTTTCTTTGAAAAACCGGCCTGCTTATAAGCAAGCTGTCCGTTATTTGAAA
This sequence is a window from Brevibacillus sp. JNUCC-41. Protein-coding genes within it:
- a CDS encoding SWIM zinc finger family protein, giving the protein MKRELLLVGERLAEFLEAGDPEDSDVVNQGLQLYRQGLVEIKEEAADTIAAEVQDGTRFKARLNLLFPQDGSCTCDSRFICRHQLAVFFSAYSEHASVSEWLSEWKAPKNTSTAQALQQVKRASELLKQAAGNSITLDKSYPSWKQFVHDAFAEHIEPHIGEATYMIENHIQTYFKRLSSKAPMEREWKLLYHFVTQFCTMQQTLRVIQLHKSETQTIRVFYALAVDLAEELHESVQPLSRQARPFAFDPFVFSIKEDVAKLLDGGEGLEYEKIDLYREIWSYLFSNSSWRKEELERINKELPDKYMGTTERTSYSLAAIHLSLLENHDEQAIELLHGLKKEACPYIFYWLNLLAESDNRSRAIPFIEFINHNVQEFLAGLSDYYKRVDFVRTFTTLINSCCYKLKRTDLLEKFYRATLPHSYWNYANFLFEQGQYKKWVEMHIYSEISIDLISSESIKEVVSKEPELILPLYYHAVQEKVSLKNRPAYKQAVRYLKRMRTIYKKSKKEDVFDRYILYVADSTKRLRAFQEELKRGKLIDV